The Papaver somniferum cultivar HN1 chromosome 3, ASM357369v1, whole genome shotgun sequence genome includes a region encoding these proteins:
- the LOC113361087 gene encoding uncharacterized protein LOC113361087 — MAEMKLLPTHKGLLQEKTPIFGMVIGLVVNDATVMVGDPKRVIKDRNIVVGVTGNFRLVNKLLKMLRRDIFGIRSYTIRIDNVEEYAGVVLSHIRALKIRRNTHLHVLVGGYDRKNPFVPKLFYVNKGGITGVVAKSIGNGAVYADLVVKDQRVFNKNMTIKKAFALAKRGFSKAQLVHYTGTRFVIGTHVLLPKWIRQFHRFWRFKRVLLNKF, encoded by the exons ATGGCGGAGATGAAGCTTTTACCAACTCATAAGGGTCTTTTACA GGAAAAAACTCCAATATTTGGCATGGTTATAGGGCTAGTAGTGAACGATGCTACTGTCATGGTTGGAGATCCTAAACGTGTAATAAAAG ACAGGAATATCGTTGTAGGAGTGACGGGGAATTTTCGACTCGTGAATAAGTTGTTGAAGATGTTACGGAGGGATATTTTTGGTATTAGGTCCTACACGATTAGGATCGATAATGTGGAGGAATATGCCGGAGTGGTGTTATCCCATATCAGGGCTTTAAAGATAAGGAGAAATACTCATTTACACGTTCTTGTGGGTGGTTATGACAGGAAGAACCCCTTTGTGCCTAAGCTATTCTATGTTAATAAGGGTGGAATCACTGGTGTAGTTGCAAAGAGTATCGGGAATGGAGCTGTATATGCAGATTTAGTCGTCAAGGATCAAAGAGTGTTTAATAAGAATATGACAATCAAAAAGGCATTTGCACTTGCAAAACGGGGATTTTCTAAAGCTCAATTAGTTCATTATACCGGCACCCGATTTGTTATAG GTACCCATGTCTTGTTACCAAAGTGGATTAGGCAGTTCCACAGGTTCTGGAGGTTTAAGCGTGTTTTACTAAATAAGTTCTAG